One uncultured Caproiciproducens sp. DNA segment encodes these proteins:
- the lon gene encoding endopeptidase La, whose translation MNINQELKKTETVSIPVLALRGLVIFPGMLLQFDVGRKKSILALSKAMEENQQIFLVAQKDLNDNEPNGEEVYQMGIVAKIKQVIRHTDDGVRLFAEGMYRAEISSVTSESPFILADVSLSETKTYRETHKTEALIRYTQTLFEEYIQNYSRIPPDIIIGVVQKKSCGELADYITSNIMLDYEQKQLILEELHPVKRLEKLNEILKNEIQVLSIESQISEKAKEQIDENQREYFLREQMKAISNELGDDDNPLGEADDLRERIAKIRLPKLQNDKLLKECDRLSKMPYGSHEASVILSYVEACLELPWNASSHEHIDLNKAQKVLDHDHFGLTKVKERIIEILAVKKLAPDIKGQIICLVGPPGVGKTSIARSIAKAIGRKYVRVSLGGVRDESDIMGHRKTYVGSMPGRIIAAMKQAATNNPLILLDEIDKLGNDFRGDPASALLEVLDSEQNSAFFDHYIDMPFDLSKVMFITTANDYSAIPEPLLDRMDVITLGSYTHEEKFNIALKHLIPKQFKKHGINSKMLKLTPAAIHELIDGYTREAGVRNLERQIASICRKCAKKIVENNDTKITVTPGNLEELLGPKRFKKDELVQFDMVGLVNGLAWTSVGGEILPIEVAVMDGTGKIELTGSLGDVMKESARTAISCIRTRADSLGISHDFYSKYDIHIHAPEGAIPKDGPSAGTAMATAITSALTNIPIKHDVAMTGEITLLGRVLPIGGLKEKTMAAYRSGIKTVIIPAENVSDLAEIDAVVKNAVDFLPVEKIDQVLEAALSRLPERKTDEKKDSIPMNAQKQPAVFTPGIPQ comes from the coding sequence ATGAATATTAATCAAGAACTGAAGAAAACTGAAACTGTTTCCATCCCTGTGCTTGCACTCAGAGGATTGGTCATTTTTCCGGGCATGCTGCTGCAATTTGATGTAGGAAGAAAAAAATCCATATTGGCCCTTTCCAAAGCGATGGAAGAAAATCAGCAAATTTTTCTTGTTGCCCAAAAGGATTTAAACGATAATGAGCCTAACGGCGAAGAAGTCTATCAAATGGGCATTGTGGCAAAAATAAAGCAGGTCATCCGCCATACCGACGATGGTGTGCGGCTTTTTGCAGAAGGGATGTATCGCGCTGAAATTTCGTCTGTTACCAGCGAAAGCCCGTTCATCCTTGCTGATGTTTCTCTCAGTGAGACTAAAACGTACAGAGAAACTCATAAAACCGAAGCATTAATCCGCTATACGCAGACGCTGTTTGAAGAGTATATCCAAAATTACAGCCGTATTCCGCCGGATATTATCATTGGAGTGGTGCAGAAGAAAAGCTGCGGAGAACTTGCGGATTATATTACATCCAACATCATGCTGGATTACGAGCAGAAACAGCTGATCCTTGAAGAACTTCATCCTGTAAAAAGACTGGAAAAGCTGAATGAGATTTTAAAAAATGAAATTCAAGTTCTTTCCATCGAAAGTCAGATCAGTGAAAAGGCGAAGGAACAAATTGATGAAAACCAACGCGAATATTTCCTTCGTGAACAAATGAAAGCTATTTCAAATGAACTTGGCGACGATGATAACCCGCTGGGGGAAGCTGATGACCTCCGTGAGCGCATTGCAAAGATAAGACTTCCCAAACTTCAAAACGATAAGCTTCTAAAAGAATGCGACCGGCTTTCTAAAATGCCATACGGTTCACATGAAGCAAGTGTCATTTTAAGCTATGTGGAAGCCTGCCTTGAGTTGCCATGGAATGCTTCAAGCCACGAGCATATTGACTTGAACAAAGCACAGAAAGTGCTTGATCACGACCATTTCGGCTTGACGAAGGTAAAAGAACGAATCATAGAGATTTTGGCGGTTAAAAAACTTGCTCCCGATATTAAGGGGCAGATTATCTGTCTGGTGGGACCTCCCGGCGTAGGAAAGACTTCAATCGCCCGTTCCATTGCAAAAGCCATTGGCCGTAAATATGTGCGCGTGTCACTCGGCGGGGTTAGGGACGAATCAGATATCATGGGGCACAGAAAGACTTACGTCGGATCCATGCCCGGCAGAATTATTGCCGCTATGAAGCAGGCTGCAACGAACAATCCTTTGATCCTGCTTGATGAAATCGATAAATTAGGCAACGATTTTCGCGGTGATCCCGCTTCTGCTCTGCTTGAAGTGCTCGACTCAGAACAAAATTCGGCGTTTTTTGACCACTACATTGATATGCCGTTTGATCTGAGCAAGGTCATGTTTATTACGACCGCAAATGATTACAGCGCAATCCCGGAGCCTCTGCTTGACAGAATGGATGTGATTACCCTCGGAAGTTATACCCACGAGGAAAAATTCAATATTGCGTTAAAGCATCTGATTCCAAAGCAGTTTAAGAAACATGGCATCAATTCTAAAATGCTGAAACTGACTCCTGCGGCAATCCACGAATTGATCGACGGGTACACCAGAGAAGCCGGTGTCAGAAATCTTGAGCGCCAAATTGCGTCTATATGCAGAAAATGCGCTAAGAAGATTGTTGAAAACAACGATACAAAAATCACTGTAACACCGGGAAACCTCGAGGAGCTTTTGGGGCCAAAAAGGTTTAAGAAGGATGAACTGGTACAGTTTGATATGGTCGGCCTCGTGAATGGGCTTGCATGGACCAGTGTCGGCGGCGAAATTCTGCCGATTGAAGTGGCGGTCATGGATGGTACGGGGAAAATTGAACTTACCGGTTCATTAGGCGACGTAATGAAAGAATCGGCAAGAACTGCAATAAGCTGTATCCGAACCAGAGCCGACTCCCTTGGAATCAGCCATGACTTTTACAGTAAATATGATATTCATATTCATGCTCCGGAGGGAGCGATTCCCAAAGACGGCCCGTCGGCGGGTACGGCGATGGCGACTGCAATTACTTCGGCACTTACCAATATTCCGATTAAGCATGATGTTGCAATGACAGGGGAAATCACTTTACTGGGCAGGGTCCTTCCCATCGGCGGTCTAAAGGAAAAAACAATGGCAGCTTATCGTTCTGGCATTAAAACGGTGATTATACCGGCTGAAAATGTATCAGATTTAGCTGAAATTGACGCTGTGGTGAAAAATGCGGTTGATTTTTTACCTGTTGAGAAAATCGATCAGGTGCTTGAAGCTGCATTGAGCAGACTGCCGGAACGCAAAACAGATGAGAAAAAAGATTCCATCCCAATGAATGCACAAAAACAGCCGGCGGTTTTTACGCCCGGCATTCCTCAGTAA
- a CDS encoding class I SAM-dependent methyltransferase: MSYSSFALYYDSLTQNVGYSERADYLIGLFDRMNHKAGLTLDLACGTGSFTIELAKRGIDIYGIDGSESMLSVAKQKAADCGLDILFLRQQMQSIDLYGTVDTAICMLDSINHLTRESDVMKTFSRVSLFLNQGGYFIFDMNTLYKHQHVLGNHTFIYDTDKVYCVWQNNFEEKTSRVSITLDFFGREGSFYNRSSEHFYERAYETKLIISLLSKAGLETVGLFRELSFEKPDDQTERIVVVAKKV, translated from the coding sequence ATGAGTTATTCGTCGTTTGCCCTCTATTATGACAGTCTAACGCAAAATGTCGGTTATTCAGAAAGGGCAGATTATCTGATCGGCCTGTTCGACAGAATGAATCATAAAGCTGGTCTGACACTTGACCTTGCCTGTGGTACGGGCAGCTTCACGATTGAACTTGCGAAGCGCGGAATCGATATCTATGGAATTGACGGCTCCGAATCCATGCTTTCAGTTGCAAAGCAAAAGGCGGCTGACTGCGGATTGGATATTCTTTTCCTTCGCCAGCAGATGCAAAGCATTGACTTGTATGGCACGGTTGACACTGCCATCTGCATGCTGGACAGCATCAATCATTTGACACGGGAAAGCGATGTAATGAAAACTTTCTCGCGTGTCTCGCTTTTTTTGAATCAGGGCGGATATTTTATCTTTGATATGAATACCCTATATAAACATCAGCATGTCCTCGGAAATCACACATTTATCTACGATACCGATAAAGTATACTGCGTTTGGCAGAACAACTTTGAAGAAAAGACCAGCCGCGTCAGCATTACGCTGGATTTTTTTGGCCGGGAAGGCAGTTTTTACAACAGAAGTTCCGAACATTTTTATGAACGTGCATATGAAACGAAACTGATTATTTCCCTGTTATCCAAAGCAGGGTTGGAAACTGTCGGTTTGTTTCGTGAACTCAGTTTTGAAAAACCGGATGATCAAACGGAACGAATAGTTGTTGTAGCAAAAAAGGTATAA
- a CDS encoding YerC/YecD family TrpR-related protein, whose protein sequence is MNSKIKDESVDFLFKAILSLNTVDECYNFFEDLCTVPEIKAMSQRLLVAHMLSTKRVYSDIVAKTGASTATISRVNRSLNYGCDGYDLVFNRIDNGEKSE, encoded by the coding sequence TTGAATTCAAAAATTAAAGATGAGAGTGTGGATTTTTTGTTTAAAGCAATTCTTTCTTTGAATACAGTTGACGAATGCTATAATTTTTTTGAGGATTTGTGCACAGTACCGGAAATAAAAGCGATGTCGCAGCGCCTGCTTGTAGCACATATGCTGAGTACAAAACGAGTTTACAGCGATATAGTCGCCAAAACCGGTGCTTCCACAGCAACAATCAGCAGAGTCAACCGTTCGCTGAACTATGGCTGCGACGGTTACGATCTGGTATTTAACCGAATCGATAACGGCGAAAAATCCGAATGA
- the yihA gene encoding ribosome biogenesis GTP-binding protein YihA/YsxC, producing the protein MNFDKATFEYAAGRPDQLPESTVPEIVFSGRSNVGKSSLINKLINRKSLARISAKPGKTGTINFYNLKDCRLVDLPGYGYAKVSQSEKRRWSELVEGYLNAQRNVKLVIQIIDMRHSPSANDLDMIDYLLNSGLYFLIAATKSDKLNKTERLAQLELLHEMFSQVEGLKVIPFSAVNGEGVEEIKNVILDRCDNPL; encoded by the coding sequence TTGAATTTTGATAAAGCGACCTTTGAATACGCAGCAGGCAGACCCGACCAGCTGCCCGAATCTACAGTTCCGGAAATTGTTTTTTCCGGCCGGTCCAACGTTGGAAAGTCTTCACTGATTAATAAGCTGATCAACCGTAAATCGCTTGCCAGAATCAGCGCAAAGCCCGGAAAAACCGGTACGATCAACTTCTACAATCTGAAAGATTGCAGACTTGTTGATCTACCCGGTTATGGCTATGCAAAAGTTTCCCAGTCGGAAAAACGTCGCTGGTCTGAATTGGTTGAGGGATATTTAAACGCACAGCGCAATGTCAAGCTTGTCATTCAGATTATTGATATGCGGCACAGCCCGTCTGCCAATGATTTGGATATGATTGATTATCTTTTGAATTCAGGCTTGTATTTTCTTATTGCCGCTACAAAAAGTGATAAGCTTAACAAAACGGAACGGCTAGCTCAGCTTGAGCTGCTTCATGAAATGTTTAGCCAGGTTGAGGGGCTGAAGGTGATTCCCTTTTCGGCGGTGAACGGCGAAGGAGTGGAGGAAATTAAGAATGTTATTTTAGATCGATGTGATAATCCATTATAA